One region of Bacillus zhangzhouensis genomic DNA includes:
- a CDS encoding SMC family ATPase: MKPITLTIKGLHSFREEQTIDFSSLCDAGVFGIFGPTGSGKSSILDAMTLALYGKVERALNNTHGILNQAEEKLSVSFSFALQKEHHISYKVERAFKRADEMKVRTTLCRLIEIGDTQTVLADKASEVNRKIEELLGLTIDDFTRAVVLPQGKFAEFLSLKGADRRQMLQRLFNLEKYGDQLVKRLRAKAQNQYGQKNELLAELNGLGEAGPEALAKAKEAAEQAKAIFHEKKQARDEAFTAFTKAQTIWQYQKEQEAYETELNHLDQLASSMEEKKAKLHIAEQAEALKPYADALTKAENQLSQALKEKQEAENQLLNQRTIYDQMTQNYEQARQKKIETEPELLQKKEQLMQLKEIERKKEAALQEKTGIEQQKNDTAQQLLQKKEEADNLQSLLERALVKQTQLKRELEQLQVSVKERKSVQDALRLSENVQRIHQSIHKEEQKMEELKKRSSQTAAAYEKLQKQQKAHHEKIAQSFQAIEQLYFYVCEFERAFTEWSKREQSQKLEKLKQRDAVRAAELRKELAAELVDGEPCPVCGSIHHDPKALENNIHEETVAQIDEVIQRMDTELKQAEEYTRDIYAAKQLLETHANQLVKQFAFLSQKAPHAEVAAAVEAVQNPESLQYLVQEWKGLKQDIQEVERKRARLMDETYDQAAEISKMKDQMTFEHQRIEELDGLIKELQSELSEQTSQFEQAFPHFTLHQVQEMQKQINEKDQKAEGYKERIEKSISFLEEKQQAKEQLQTVIYDVEKELDKLAHQLESQQKLIHQYETDLGRYPLKAVSISEELIEVEHTLARLNEMEQQSYKQLQSTQELFREAQSHFSSSERQLQEADRRKQEARAAWVKESESSPFDKPQEIETAFMNQAVRQSVKQEIDEFEDKRKQCAANLKRISELLKDESLDEQQWTDIQLRKEAAEKALEEATVMSGSAYEHLRVMEENHQRFASIHERLAELQQEIDRLDKLQTVFKGNTFVEFLAEEQLESVSRDASARLGILTRQRYAIEVDSEGGFVMRDDANGGVRRPVSSLSGGETFLTSLALALALSAQIQLRGEFPLQFFFLDEGFGTLDQDLLETVITALEKLQSQNLAVGVISHVEELKMRLPKKLIVHPADPSGKGTTVSMEFM, encoded by the coding sequence TTGAAGCCGATAACGCTAACCATTAAAGGACTTCATAGCTTCAGAGAAGAACAAACAATTGACTTTAGCTCATTATGTGATGCAGGTGTGTTTGGCATTTTTGGACCGACAGGAAGCGGAAAGTCATCCATATTAGACGCGATGACCCTCGCACTCTATGGCAAAGTGGAACGTGCGTTAAATAATACACATGGTATTTTGAACCAAGCGGAAGAAAAGCTGTCCGTTTCCTTTTCGTTCGCTTTGCAAAAGGAACACCACATTTCTTATAAAGTGGAACGTGCTTTCAAGCGGGCTGATGAAATGAAAGTCAGAACGACATTATGCCGTCTGATTGAAATTGGTGATACGCAGACAGTTCTTGCAGATAAAGCGAGTGAGGTCAATCGTAAAATAGAAGAATTACTCGGGTTAACCATTGATGATTTTACGCGGGCGGTTGTCTTGCCCCAAGGGAAGTTTGCAGAGTTCCTTTCCCTAAAAGGAGCTGATAGACGACAAATGCTACAGCGTTTGTTTAATCTGGAAAAGTATGGGGATCAGCTCGTCAAACGTTTGCGCGCAAAGGCGCAGAATCAGTATGGACAAAAAAATGAACTGCTTGCTGAGCTGAATGGTTTAGGGGAAGCTGGTCCAGAGGCGCTCGCAAAGGCAAAGGAAGCGGCTGAGCAGGCAAAGGCTATTTTTCATGAGAAAAAACAAGCGCGGGATGAAGCGTTCACTGCTTTTACAAAGGCGCAAACAATTTGGCAGTATCAAAAGGAACAAGAAGCTTATGAGACGGAACTAAACCATCTGGATCAACTGGCATCATCTATGGAAGAGAAAAAGGCCAAGCTTCATATCGCTGAGCAGGCAGAGGCATTAAAGCCCTATGCTGATGCATTAACAAAGGCTGAAAATCAGCTTTCTCAAGCATTAAAAGAAAAGCAGGAAGCTGAAAATCAGCTACTGAATCAACGAACGATCTATGATCAAATGACGCAGAACTACGAGCAAGCTAGACAAAAGAAAATAGAGACTGAGCCAGAACTTCTCCAAAAGAAAGAGCAGCTGATGCAGCTAAAGGAAATTGAACGGAAAAAAGAGGCGGCTCTTCAGGAAAAGACGGGAATCGAACAGCAAAAAAACGATACAGCGCAGCAATTATTACAAAAAAAAGAAGAAGCAGACAATCTCCAATCTTTGTTAGAGCGTGCACTCGTGAAACAAACACAGCTGAAGCGTGAACTGGAGCAATTACAAGTCTCTGTGAAAGAACGGAAAAGTGTACAGGATGCTTTACGTTTAAGCGAAAATGTTCAAAGAATACATCAAAGCATACACAAGGAAGAACAAAAGATGGAGGAGCTCAAAAAGCGATCATCACAGACCGCCGCAGCTTATGAAAAGCTTCAAAAACAGCAAAAAGCCCATCATGAAAAAATAGCCCAATCATTTCAAGCGATAGAACAGCTCTATTTCTATGTATGTGAATTCGAACGGGCTTTTACAGAATGGAGTAAAAGAGAACAAAGTCAGAAGCTCGAAAAATTAAAACAGCGTGATGCTGTTAGGGCCGCAGAATTAAGAAAAGAATTAGCGGCAGAGCTTGTAGATGGTGAGCCATGTCCTGTTTGTGGATCGATTCATCATGATCCAAAGGCATTGGAAAACAATATTCATGAAGAAACAGTGGCACAAATCGATGAAGTGATTCAACGGATGGACACAGAGCTCAAGCAGGCAGAGGAATATACAAGAGACATATATGCCGCCAAGCAGCTATTGGAAACGCACGCCAATCAATTAGTAAAACAGTTTGCCTTTTTATCTCAGAAAGCTCCTCATGCAGAAGTTGCTGCAGCAGTAGAAGCAGTGCAAAATCCGGAGTCCTTGCAGTATCTCGTGCAAGAATGGAAAGGCTTGAAACAAGATATTCAAGAAGTTGAACGTAAAAGAGCTCGTTTAATGGATGAAACATATGATCAAGCAGCAGAGATAAGCAAGATGAAAGATCAAATGACATTTGAACATCAGCGTATCGAAGAATTAGACGGGCTGATCAAGGAGCTTCAATCTGAGCTCTCAGAGCAAACGTCTCAATTTGAACAGGCCTTCCCGCACTTTACATTGCATCAAGTACAAGAGATGCAAAAGCAGATCAATGAAAAGGACCAAAAAGCGGAAGGCTATAAAGAGCGTATTGAAAAAAGTATCTCATTTTTGGAAGAAAAACAGCAGGCAAAAGAACAGCTGCAAACAGTCATATACGATGTGGAGAAGGAACTTGATAAACTAGCGCATCAGCTGGAAAGTCAGCAGAAGCTCATACATCAATATGAAACAGATTTAGGGCGATATCCATTAAAAGCTGTCTCTATTTCTGAAGAGCTGATCGAGGTTGAACACACGCTTGCTCGTCTCAATGAAATGGAACAGCAATCGTACAAGCAATTACAGAGCACACAGGAGCTCTTTAGAGAGGCCCAAAGCCATTTTTCAAGCAGTGAGCGTCAGCTTCAAGAGGCTGACCGAAGAAAACAAGAAGCAAGAGCAGCATGGGTTAAAGAATCGGAGTCTTCTCCTTTTGATAAGCCTCAAGAGATTGAAACTGCTTTTATGAATCAGGCAGTACGTCAATCGGTTAAACAAGAAATTGACGAATTTGAGGATAAAAGAAAGCAATGTGCCGCAAACTTAAAGCGAATTTCTGAACTGCTGAAAGATGAGTCACTAGATGAACAGCAGTGGACTGACATTCAACTGAGGAAAGAAGCGGCAGAAAAGGCATTGGAAGAAGCAACAGTGATGAGCGGCTCTGCATATGAACATCTGCGCGTAATGGAAGAAAATCACCAGCGCTTTGCCAGTATTCATGAACGCTTGGCAGAGCTCCAGCAAGAAATTGATCGGCTTGATAAGCTACAAACCGTGTTTAAAGGAAATACATTTGTTGAGTTCTTAGCAGAAGAACAGCTGGAAAGTGTCAGTCGTGATGCATCTGCCCGTCTTGGTATTTTGACAAGACAGAGGTATGCGATTGAGGTTGATTCTGAAGGCGGCTTTGTCATGCGTGATGATGCGAATGGCGGTGTCAGACGTCCAGTGTCCAGCTTGTCTGGCGGGGAAACCTTCTTGACGTCGTTGGCGCTTGCTCTAGCTCTTTCAGCGCAGATTCAGCTGAGAGGTGAGTTTCCGCTGCAATTCTTTTTCCTTGATGAAGGTTTTGGTACCCTTGATCAAGACTTGCTTGAAACGGTGATTACCGCATTAGAGAAGTTACAGTCCCAAAACTTAGCTGTTGGTGTCATCAGCCATGTGGAAGAGTTGAAAATGCGGCTGCCGAAGAAACTGATTGTCCATCCAGCAGATCCAAGCGGGAAAGGGACAACAGTCTCGATGGAATTCATGTAA
- a CDS encoding spore germination protein GerPB, which yields MNFYINQAIQINYLRVESVSNSSVLQIGSAGSIKALSNLYNTGSYVEAAPAAVGTQGIEESEGASTAPFVPLQSPTS from the coding sequence TTGAACTTCTATATTAATCAAGCGATACAAATTAATTATTTACGTGTGGAGTCTGTGAGTAACTCCTCTGTTCTGCAAATTGGGAGTGCTGGATCCATCAAAGCCCTTTCCAACCTGTATAACACGGGAAGTTACGTAGAAGCAGCGCCTGCCGCAGTAGGTACACAAGGAATTGAAGAATCTGAAGGCGCAAGCACAGCACCTTTTGTACCGCTTCAGTCACCAACATCTTAA
- a CDS encoding spore germination protein, with translation MPAIVGAFKVIAVGTSGVVHVGDCITISPNSQVKTFAGAGSFNTGDQLQISNYKSVTNTYDSDGIDQPLVGNL, from the coding sequence ATGCCGGCTATTGTGGGAGCCTTTAAAGTAATTGCCGTCGGAACGAGCGGAGTCGTTCATGTTGGAGACTGTATCACCATTTCTCCAAATAGTCAGGTTAAAACGTTTGCTGGCGCAGGTAGTTTTAATACAGGTGATCAATTGCAAATTAGCAACTACAAAAGTGTGACAAATACGTACGACAGTGATGGCATAGATCAACCGCTTGTTGGTAACTTGTAA
- a CDS encoding YisL family protein — protein MGTHLHITAWVLGIMLFFVAFALAGKNDKGAKIVHMIVRLFYLIIIATGVELYVRTGMKIPGFGGEYIGKMILGILVIGFMEMVLVRKKKGKSVTGVLIGFIVFAIVTILLGLRLPIGFHIF, from the coding sequence ATGGGAACACATTTACATATCACAGCATGGGTTCTGGGGATTATGTTATTCTTCGTAGCCTTTGCTCTAGCGGGTAAAAACGACAAAGGCGCTAAAATTGTGCACATGATCGTTCGCTTATTCTACTTGATCATTATTGCAACCGGCGTGGAGCTGTATGTTCGCACAGGAATGAAAATTCCAGGTTTCGGGGGCGAGTATATTGGAAAAATGATTCTCGGTATCCTAGTGATCGGTTTCATGGAAATGGTCCTAGTGCGCAAGAAAAAAGGAAAATCGGTGACTGGTGTGTTGATTGGTTTTATCGTGTTTGCGATTGTGACCATTCTTCTCGGTTTACGTCTGCCGATTGGTTTCCATATCTTTTAA
- a CDS encoding spore germination protein, which translates to MPAIVGPIYINSISGGVVNVGDSFYLSPKSSSKSALGSGAGNTGDFLILNNGISATNYVDPDLNDQNMVGNA; encoded by the coding sequence ATGCCAGCAATTGTCGGACCCATTTACATTAACTCTATTTCTGGAGGCGTCGTAAACGTCGGTGACTCATTCTACCTGTCGCCTAAAAGTTCGTCAAAATCTGCTTTAGGCTCTGGAGCGGGGAATACGGGAGATTTCTTGATATTAAATAATGGCATTAGCGCCACCAATTATGTGGATCCTGACTTAAATGATCAGAATATGGTAGGCAATGCATAA
- a CDS encoding CotH kinase family protein, which translates to MNAQPLKQLDMWIHPKDLIELRKDIWNDEPVEAILKTGQTKSHIYASYRGSHIRKLKKKSYHIEYRKPKQRQGESIFHLNAEYNDPSFIRNRLSFFFFEQMGVLSPIASHVFLTINGRKEGIYLKIESVDEFFLQKRQLSGGGIYYAVDDDANFSLLSSFDKKPKKHLLLGYEKKTGTSQHDQQLSEFIYFLNTARDDTFAERIEQYLDVTQYFRWLIGVVCTQNFDGFVHNYALYVNEQGRFQILPWDYDATWGRDIHGEEMAFDYIPVNGFNTLTARLLDIPSFKRAYYTLFQHVLDTHFVEDRLCPIIEKWHESIEDRIEDDPYTKDRKDILQSERDLIRQYINKRRRYLQTEIRKEVFGT; encoded by the coding sequence ATGAACGCACAACCTTTAAAACAACTTGATATGTGGATTCATCCAAAGGACCTGATTGAATTAAGAAAAGACATTTGGAACGATGAACCTGTTGAAGCTATTCTGAAAACCGGCCAAACCAAATCACATATTTATGCTTCATACCGCGGATCACACATTAGAAAGCTTAAGAAAAAGTCCTATCACATTGAATACAGAAAGCCAAAACAAAGACAAGGCGAATCCATCTTTCATTTAAATGCAGAGTACAATGACCCTTCGTTTATCCGAAACAGGCTGTCCTTTTTTTTCTTTGAGCAGATGGGAGTGCTTAGTCCAATAGCTTCTCATGTGTTTCTCACTATAAATGGAAGAAAAGAAGGCATTTATTTGAAAATAGAATCCGTCGATGAGTTCTTTCTTCAAAAACGGCAGCTTTCAGGAGGAGGCATTTATTATGCGGTTGATGACGACGCGAACTTCTCCCTTTTGAGTTCTTTTGATAAGAAGCCAAAAAAGCACCTTCTTCTCGGATACGAGAAAAAAACGGGGACTTCTCAACATGATCAGCAGCTGAGCGAATTTATTTACTTTCTCAACACAGCGAGGGATGACACTTTTGCAGAAAGAATTGAACAATACCTAGATGTGACACAATATTTCCGCTGGCTCATCGGTGTGGTATGCACACAAAACTTTGATGGTTTTGTTCATAACTACGCTCTTTATGTGAATGAACAAGGGAGGTTTCAAATACTTCCTTGGGATTATGATGCAACATGGGGCCGTGACATTCATGGAGAAGAAATGGCGTTTGATTATATCCCAGTAAACGGCTTTAATACATTAACTGCTAGATTACTAGATATCCCTTCGTTTAAAAGAGCCTATTACACACTTTTCCAGCATGTACTCGATACACATTTTGTAGAAGACCGGCTCTGTCCAATCATCGAGAAATGGCATGAATCGATTGAGGATCGAATTGAAGATGATCCATATACGAAAGATCGAAAAGACATCCTGCAGTCTGAACGAGACTTAATCCGGCAGTATATCAACAAAAGACGACGTTATTTACAGACTGAGATCAGAAAAGAGGTATTTGGCACGTAA
- a CDS encoding spore gernimation protein GerPD has product MNFTVVNRNIETGSIKVVGVSSSSLFIIGDTDHVQLSSIFDTPPESLIIGPFVPLAPE; this is encoded by the coding sequence ATGAATTTCACAGTTGTCAACCGCAATATTGAGACTGGAAGCATTAAAGTAGTCGGGGTATCGTCTTCTTCCCTATTTATCATCGGAGACACGGATCATGTACAATTATCCTCAATTTTTGATACACCACCGGAATCTCTGATTATCGGCCCGTTTGTTCCTCTAGCGCCTGAATAA
- a CDS encoding spore germination protein GerPE: protein MIKRTSQVKFSKVNSVGISSVVQIGDTQELCPKVKVLAVQRTISLFYGNEAENLDEKEFEVYYEPIPLMLPERSVRTAFYHEKPVIKVSSIDVDGVSSASVYQIGSTCRMNGIARVKHIRELFSNDESPQNSQMDLPTHMMVI, encoded by the coding sequence ATGATCAAACGCACATCACAAGTGAAGTTCTCAAAGGTGAATTCTGTCGGGATTTCGAGTGTGGTTCAAATCGGTGATACTCAGGAGCTATGCCCGAAGGTCAAGGTATTAGCTGTTCAACGAACCATTAGTTTGTTTTATGGCAATGAAGCAGAAAATTTAGATGAGAAAGAATTTGAAGTGTATTATGAGCCAATTCCATTGATGCTGCCAGAACGATCAGTTAGAACGGCATTTTATCATGAAAAGCCTGTGATTAAAGTGTCTTCAATTGATGTAGATGGGGTATCATCGGCCTCAGTCTATCAAATCGGCTCTACTTGTAGAATGAATGGCATTGCGCGAGTGAAGCATATTAGGGAGCTGTTTAGCAATGATGAAAGTCCGCAAAACTCACAAATGGACCTACCTACGCATATGATGGTGATATGA
- a CDS encoding exonuclease SbcCD subunit D C-terminal domain-containing protein: protein MRILHTADWHLGKTLEGRSRLDEQAQFLDELYQIVKDEHIDVIVMAGDAFDTVNPPARAEQLFYESLSALSEKGKRQVVVISGNHDNPDRLSAASPLTNDQGIHLIGYPTNDIIRVDVPSSSERLSIAALAYPSEARLNEVLAETFEEKLLRDHYNLKIQQAFQHLSTQFQANTVNIATSHIYVAGGSQTDSERPIEVGGAYTVAAESLPEAACYVALGHLHRPQTIKRAKTIARYSGSPLAYSFSESGYAKSITIVEAKPNEKASWKEVLLSSGKPLVKWKATKGLSQVQEWLDEKRDHQAWIDLEIHLTDQLSIEEIHQLRKQHSGFVHIRPKFKELQQMEEPKQVEKLSIEERFVKFYERQTGGGLPDEKTVKLFLELANEMQEEEAT from the coding sequence ATGAGGATTCTGCATACGGCGGATTGGCATTTAGGAAAAACCCTTGAAGGCCGAAGCCGGCTTGATGAGCAAGCACAGTTTTTAGATGAGCTGTATCAAATCGTAAAAGACGAACACATTGATGTCATTGTCATGGCTGGAGACGCATTTGATACAGTGAATCCGCCTGCTAGAGCAGAGCAGCTTTTTTATGAAAGTCTATCCGCTTTATCTGAAAAAGGAAAACGTCAGGTAGTGGTCATCTCAGGCAACCATGATAATCCGGATCGCCTATCTGCCGCATCTCCTTTAACAAATGATCAGGGGATTCATTTAATTGGATATCCGACAAATGACATCATCCGCGTCGATGTTCCTTCTTCGAGTGAACGTTTATCCATTGCAGCTCTTGCTTATCCGTCTGAGGCGAGATTAAACGAGGTGCTGGCTGAAACATTTGAAGAGAAGTTGCTTCGTGATCATTACAATTTAAAAATACAGCAAGCGTTCCAACATTTAAGCACTCAATTTCAAGCCAATACGGTCAATATCGCAACGAGCCATATTTATGTGGCGGGAGGAAGTCAAACAGATTCAGAAAGACCGATTGAAGTAGGCGGTGCATATACCGTTGCGGCTGAAAGTCTGCCAGAAGCAGCCTGCTATGTGGCCCTTGGTCATTTGCACCGCCCGCAAACCATCAAACGCGCCAAAACGATTGCCCGCTATTCCGGGTCACCTCTTGCTTACAGCTTTTCTGAATCAGGATATGCCAAATCAATCACGATTGTAGAGGCAAAACCTAATGAAAAAGCAAGCTGGAAAGAAGTGTTGTTATCAAGCGGAAAACCACTTGTGAAATGGAAGGCAACTAAGGGACTGAGTCAAGTACAAGAGTGGCTGGATGAAAAACGGGATCATCAGGCATGGATTGATTTAGAGATTCATTTAACAGATCAGCTCTCTATAGAAGAGATCCATCAGCTCCGAAAGCAGCATAGCGGGTTTGTCCACATTAGACCAAAATTTAAAGAACTGCAGCAAATGGAAGAACCAAAACAAGTCGAAAAGCTCTCGATAGAAGAGCGGTTCGTGAAATTTTATGAGCGCCAGACAGGCGGCGGTCTTCCTGATGAAAAAACAGTCAAGCTGTTTTTGGAGCTCGCCAATGAAATGCAAGAGGAGGAAGCGACTTGA
- a CDS encoding HNH endonuclease, whose translation MAKQTIGLCELCGRQDVLLTEHHLTPREEGGAFLPTAFLCIPCHKQVHALFTNQELAARLNTIDALRQDEKLASYIKWIRKQPASKLVKTKKSRQRKKN comes from the coding sequence GTGGCAAAGCAAACAATTGGATTATGTGAGCTGTGCGGAAGACAAGATGTCCTGCTCACAGAACATCACTTAACGCCAAGAGAAGAAGGCGGGGCTTTTTTACCGACTGCCTTCCTGTGCATCCCTTGTCATAAACAAGTACATGCCCTCTTTACAAACCAGGAGCTTGCCGCACGTTTGAATACAATTGATGCACTGAGGCAGGATGAAAAGCTTGCTTCGTACATCAAATGGATTCGGAAACAGCCGGCAAGCAAGCTGGTCAAAACAAAAAAATCGAGACAGCGCAAAAAGAACTAA
- a CDS encoding aspartyl-phosphate phosphatase Spo0E family protein — translation MNYEIEQKRLHLIETAKKFGMNAEETIRCSQELDMLLNKGIKSTSKDCSAKE, via the coding sequence ATCAATTATGAAATTGAACAAAAAAGATTACATTTAATTGAGACTGCAAAAAAATTCGGGATGAATGCCGAAGAAACCATCAGATGCAGTCAAGAGCTTGACATGCTCTTAAATAAAGGCATCAAATCCACCTCTAAAGATTGCTCAGCAAAAGAGTAA
- a CDS encoding spore germination protein GerPC, producing MYDYQSNASQVYGIIQKQTQQIMMLEKRLNELQQEIQMIKDKPTTNIERIDYQFDQLKIERLEGTLNIGLNPSDPNSVQNFEVGQTTTPGIGMMQQEMTGQFFNQTRQLVDAFLNEEAPELLEELEQQYEGSLDESNKHHIIEDIRKQIDSRIKYYAGQLPHREDMTPLQRSEQIAEYVKHDVKRAIEHFLAHIPNETKGEENG from the coding sequence ATGTATGATTATCAAAGCAACGCTTCACAAGTGTATGGCATCATTCAAAAACAAACACAACAAATCATGATGCTTGAAAAAAGGCTTAACGAGCTTCAGCAGGAAATACAAATGATCAAAGATAAACCAACAACGAATATTGAACGGATCGATTATCAATTTGATCAACTGAAAATCGAACGGCTGGAAGGAACGCTGAATATCGGCCTCAACCCATCCGATCCAAACAGTGTTCAAAACTTTGAAGTGGGCCAAACAACAACCCCGGGAATTGGCATGATGCAGCAAGAAATGACTGGTCAATTTTTCAATCAAACACGGCAGCTTGTCGATGCATTTTTAAATGAAGAAGCTCCAGAACTTCTTGAAGAACTAGAACAACAATATGAAGGATCCCTCGATGAAAGCAACAAACACCATATCATTGAGGACATTCGCAAACAAATTGACAGCAGGATCAAATACTATGCAGGACAGCTGCCACACCGGGAAGATATGACACCGCTGCAGCGTTCAGAGCAGATTGCTGAATATGTAAAGCATGATGTAAAGCGGGCGATTGAGCACTTTTTAGCCCATATTCCAAATGAAACGAAAGGAGAGGAAAACGGATGA
- a CDS encoding fumarylacetoacetate hydrolase family protein has translation MKFFTGEIHSSMFIGVVIDDEWVMDVKKAEAKLFELETLPNSIFECIKMGDKFVEHVGQLLNWAEKKEEDRGSYVYPLSDVKLHAPIPKPSKNIMCVGKNYQDHVMEMGSAADIPKDVMIFTKAPTSVIGHEADILLHEGVTSELDYEGELAIVMGKSGKNIAPEEVQDYIFGYTILNDVTARDLQKKHKQFFIGKSLDTTCPIGPYIVHKSMIEDHGALHVETKVNGEVRQSASTKLMIFPIEDIVSTLSKGMTLEAGDIIATGTPSGVGKGFEPPKFLASGDRIDITIEPIGTLTNHVKSSV, from the coding sequence ATGAAGTTTTTTACAGGTGAGATACATAGCAGCATGTTTATTGGGGTAGTCATTGATGATGAATGGGTGATGGACGTCAAAAAGGCAGAAGCCAAATTATTTGAGCTTGAGACACTGCCAAACTCTATATTTGAGTGTATCAAAATGGGGGACAAGTTTGTAGAACATGTAGGGCAGCTTCTTAATTGGGCTGAGAAAAAAGAAGAAGATCGCGGTTCTTATGTATATCCGCTTTCGGACGTGAAACTCCATGCCCCGATTCCAAAGCCGTCTAAAAACATCATGTGTGTCGGAAAGAATTATCAAGATCATGTCATGGAGATGGGAAGTGCGGCGGATATTCCTAAAGACGTGATGATTTTTACAAAAGCACCTACTTCTGTCATTGGACACGAAGCGGACATTCTTCTTCATGAAGGTGTGACAAGTGAATTGGATTATGAAGGAGAGCTTGCCATCGTTATGGGCAAATCAGGGAAGAACATTGCTCCTGAAGAGGTCCAAGATTATATATTCGGTTACACCATTTTAAATGATGTGACGGCAAGAGATTTGCAGAAAAAACATAAACAATTTTTTATTGGCAAAAGCTTAGATACAACCTGCCCGATAGGTCCTTATATCGTTCATAAGTCCATGATCGAGGATCATGGTGCGCTCCATGTGGAAACAAAGGTAAACGGAGAGGTTCGTCAGTCTGCCAGTACGAAATTAATGATCTTTCCAATTGAGGACATTGTCTCCACTCTTTCAAAAGGGATGACACTAGAAGCGGGTGACATCATTGCAACAGGTACACCTTCTGGAGTGGGGAAGGGCTTTGAACCGCCTAAGTTTTTAGCTTCTGGAGATCGAATTGACATCACAATTGAACCGATTGGGACGCTGACAAATCACGTCAAATCAAGCGTCTGA